In Caloenas nicobarica isolate bCalNic1 chromosome 22, bCalNic1.hap1, whole genome shotgun sequence, the genomic window GCAGTCCTCCCACTGCCAAATTCCCCCAGTGCTCAGGGGCAGGGATGTGCCTGCAGCACTTGTATTTGTACACACACGCGGCACCGCAGGAACACGGGACACTCTCCTCCCATCCTTCACGAGATGTTTTTCCCACCGCACAGTCTGCTTTTCTCCACCGCTCTTGTTCTCCGCTTGCAGGACATCGCGGGAAGGGACGCGGTCACCTCCGCTCCCTCTCCTCGGCACAGCTGACTCTGCACGCCGCAGCGGGATCTcctccagctctcccagtccctTTGGCCACTGCTGGGCTGAGTGGCACCTCGGGGGCGGCAGGAAGGGCCCGACAGCCCTCTGGTGCCTGCAGCTCCTTTCTGCGTGCCGTGCCGGCAGCTGCTCTCCTGACGCGAGGTTGGATTTGCtgagctgtccccagccagaCAGCACCTGGCTCGGGTGAGAGACCGAAGCTGCTGGGCAGAAGGAGCGCGGTGTTtgtgtctgtgcatgtgtgctcgagctggagcatccctgtcccctctcccaGACTTCGTGACAAAGGGGGAAaacctcctctcctccctcccggGGCAAGCGGAGCGGAGCCGCGGCCAGCACGGCTGGCATGTCTCACCACGGAGCTGCCCAAAGCGCTATTGTCCCTTGCAGTGACCTTGCGTGTGCGCTGGCTGCTGCAGCCGACACACAGCACCGGAGCCTTGCAAAAAGCACCACTGATGCcttgttttaaatgcaaagaacCCGTCGCTGCCTCTACACCCTCCGCTCCCCCGCGCTGCCGGGGTCGTGGGCATCGCTGGTGCTCTGGCTCAGCTTGGCTCCCTCCCGAGGTGTCCGTCTGTCGTGGCAGACGTGTCACATCTCTCAGGCTCACGTTGCAGCTGTCACAACCCGGCTGGACTGACCCGTTTCCCCAGCTtcagcaggatttggggggacACGGCTTATCCTGCCCTCCTGGCCACCCCCAAAGACATGGGGCTGCAAGCAGAGCGAGAGGGAGGCACAGAGCCTCTGTCCTGCATCCCTGTCTGACCTTGCAGCCTCTCTGCAAACACAACAAAcagcccagcacctcccagaGCCATTGCCAGCACTGCCAGGCTGCAGAGCGTGTGGATGGCACCGCCGCACAGGTGGAACCGTCTCCCCGGGACCCTCCAcgctgcagcagccctgggcagcagccggTGGCATCGCAGGGTCTCGATGCTCGGGAGGTGCCCACACAGCCTGAGACGGGATCAGGCCCAGAGAGCAGGGGTGAAGTGTCCCCTGGGCAGAAGGAGGTGACCTGAGGgctggccaggctgctctgctgctgcgtATTAGCATTTTGGTAAGACTGACACTCAGGCTTTCTCAACCCCGCTCACGGAGAGAGGCTTCGCCTGGCAGGGAAAGACCTACCCAAGGTCACTCAGAAGGTCAGTGGCAAGGAGAATACATGCCAGAGCTCCCGAGGTCCCTGTCCTTTCCCAGACAGGGAACTTCCAAGCCCCCCGGGATGTTTTGAGGGGTCCTTGCTCCACGCACGTGTCACCTGTTCTCTCCAACTCGCCCTGCTCCCACGGACGCCCTttggtgtttttccttttgcatgacatcacccagctcctgctctgctgccagcgCTCTGCTTCCCGACAGGACCCTTTCCTGGCTGGGACGGAGCCATTCGGGCTGTGCCACCCTCCTGCAGCCCGGCACGGCCCCGCTCTCTCCTGGGGACAGGTATGTCCCaaggaggtgggagcagagaGCCTGGGCTGCCTGCATGCCAGAACACAGCGGTTTGAACAGCCTGAGCATCCCCGCATGCTGAGGACGGAGGGTGCTAAACGTGGCTGTCACCCCCTCTTCCTCCAGCGAGGAGGCAGATGTTGGAGAGGAACAGCCGCCGCCGGCCCAGGCACGTCTGCAggcgcagcagcagcaccaggtgCCAGGGCCAGCCCTGTCTCTCTGCTGATGTTCTCGCTCCACGCGCCATCATGACATCAGATTCCCTTCCCAAGCAACTGCCAGGACTGTTTTCCCCCCGAACAGCTGCGCTTTGGCCTCAGCGGTTCCAACGGGTTTCCCTCCTTGGCTGTAGTGCTGCCGGGAGGGCAGCCGAGTGGGAACGCGCCGGTCCAGCCTGACGGCAACACCACACCGCACAgatcatagaatcgcagaagggtttgggctgaagggcccttcccagctccccagagccccccctgccatgagcagggacatctgcaccagctcgggttgctcagagccccgtccagcctggccggggatgtctccagggatggttcatccaccacctctctgggaacctgggccaggctctcaccaccctcagggccaacaatttcttacatccagcctgaatctccctcctttagtttaaaaccatcaccccttgtcctaccataGATGAGGACACCTGCTCCCACCCACAGCCCAGAGCACGACCCGCCTCAGCTCCCGGAGCTGGACCACTCCTGTGCCAATGGCACCGTCCAGCCCGGGCTCACTCGAACTGAAAACAGCGGCTCGGTGGACATTTCCGCTTAACGGATGGCAAATACGCGTCAGCCTTGACCACCCGTTTCTTTGCACGGTTGCACAGGCACCCCAGGCAGCatcaccccccagccccacgcagccGGTCAGCCGTGGGGTCCAGTCCCCACAGCCACGGGCAGGCGTGGAAAACCGCACCGCAGAACCTTCACAAGCGCCTTCTGCGTTCTCCCGTGTCCAGCAAGATGCTCCAACAATCTTCATTTATTCTAATTCCTCATTCCATTCCTGCAACATCTACTCATTTTGCCCATTTTCCCCTGCAACACACTGAACTGCAGCCAGTTCCCTCCTCCAAGGACTCCCTTTGGTTACTGGTAAATTAAGAGGCGTTTATCAGCCCCTGATACCATTGCTCGCAACATGCTCCAGGTCACATCCTTGCCCAGCGCAAGGCAGAATTGCTTATGGCTCGTGCTCTGTGCACTAAACCTGATAGAAGGGACAAAGTACGTTCAGCATCACCTGCCTTTTAAATCAGAAAACTCCAAACAGCAGCGTTCGGGCGGCAGGTCAGAGCAGGTGGGGATCACAGACCAAACCTGAGCATGAGGCCACGCAAAGTCCCATTGCACAGGGATGCTTCGTGCAAGCGCCTCCTACCTCAGAGCAGCCACACATCAGAAACGATGCTCGTGCCCAACAAGAGCCCATGCCCAGGAGTGGACATCGTTGTGCTGTGTCTGATGGCAGGAGCCATCACTTCTACATACCTAAAGGAACCGGTAAACCTCAGGTCCACGCTTGACAATTTGGAAGCTCTTTTGGGCTTTTTCTAAGAAATGAGCTAACTATGCCTGGGGAGAGTGCCGTGGCTAATTTATCTGCCTCAACAGCATCTCTGCAGACACACAGAGAAGTGCCCCGTCACCTTCTCGGTCTTGGGCAGAGGACACATTCCACTAACACCACCTGTGAGACCTGATGCTCCCCAGTTGCTCCAGATGATGTTCAAGTCTATTACCAGTAGCCAATTTGCAGCACTGCTGAACACAGCTGTgataagcaaaaagaaaaacaggttgaagaggcagaggaagacTCTCAAACTAGTGAAAAACATCAAGAAGGCTCAAAAAATTACCTAAGAAAAAGACAGTCCTTGCCAGAAAGAAGTCAAAGACACCGGACTTTTCTTATCCACAGCATTCCCAACTGACCCTAAGGCAGAGCTGCCCAAGGAGCCAGGTATTGGTATTTAGGGTTTGTTCGCTAGATCACTCAGGCCCTGGCTGCATTTGGCCCTAGAGATGCTGCTTGTGccttctgtgctgttctgcCACGGGAGGGGGGAGAAAGGCACCGATCGCCTTCGGGGAGTGAAGCAGAGCGGAAGGGCAGAGCCGTTTCCCTTCGTTAAACGATGCACATCCCAGTTCCAGCTTTGCTTCCACGTCAGGGACGCCAGAGGGATGTGACATCTGGGAGACGGGATGCAGCTTGTTCCAGAGGCAGCTCCAAGAGGAGTAAAGCTCCATGGAAGTGTTGGCTGTGGCAGGGGAGggctcccccagcccggccTTTAGCTGGCACAGCGTCAGGCTGCTTTACTCCCCCCTAGACAAGAAACTCTCCAGCAGGCAGCGAGTGCCCGGGCACGGGGGGGCTGAGGCCTGGAGGAGCGTGGGAGCAGGATCCCAAACAGCAGTCCCGTGGAGAAGAGAGAAGTCCAACTCCCCACAACTCGGTCCCCAGGCTCTAAGACAGCCAAAGTTGAGCATCTCAGTGATGACACACAACACAAGAAGTGCTACGCTGTTTAGGAGAATTAAGCATCATTGCCAAACAGCTGTGGAGAGAGGCAGGTATTTGTCCAGTCATAAACTTGTACACAGCAGAGACGTTACTCCTTGCACAGAATCCATCCCGATGCCCTCAGGTTATTAAACGCTCCAGAAAAGCACAGACCTCGGTGTGCTCTGTCCAGAATCATCACAACTCTCAGGAGAAAAGCCACAGAGAATTAAAAGCTGATCAAAGATTACAAAGCCTCAAAGTGACACTGTCCTAGAGAGCAACACTCCTTCGGGGGCAGAGATCCGCTCGGTTCTCCAAAGCCCGTTCCATTTAAAAACCACCAACCGCAACAGCCAGACCACAAACACTCTGAGAAACAACACAGCCCAGTGACAACAAAGGCAAAATGATAAGTGTCTAAATGAAAGTTACTCACTTTCCCAGGGCTCACAGATGCATATACACAAGCATGGACACAAAGGAAAATGGGCTTCCAGGCCCACAGAAAACTCTTCTtccgggggaaaaaaaaaaaacaacaaaccaacaaaaagccAAGCCTGTGTTcatgcaggagctgctgaggaagGTGAGACACAGCCAGAATGCAAACATGGGagtccagccagcagcaggcgGCCGCTGGCCACCGCCTCGCTGTGCCGTCCAAAcagggggtgggaaggggctgggggacaggacAGAGCGCCGCTGCAGGTAACTTACCTGCCACAGTTGCAGTGACAAACTCGGTCTTCCCCTCGCAGATGCGGTAAGATGTAATTGTGAAATCTGTCCAACAACGCATTCATGTCCATCAAGCAAGCTATTGCCTGTAAGAGCCCATAACCAAGGCATCTGGTCAACTCTGGATGATGGAATAAAACATTGACTCTAGTTTGATTGCCAAAGACTGAAGCagtcataaataaaataatctggGGTGTTTAATGGGgcgcacacacatgcacacacacggAGGTGCTCAGGCGAAGGGACAgcgcggggggaggggggaatgGAGGGGAGGGAGATAAGCAAAATCTCTTACCATAACGATAGAGGCGCCCAGGATCATGAAAATCATGGTGTTTGCATTCATGGACATCAAGAGGGAATTGCCAGCGGTCGGGTCCGTCCGCCCCCAGCCCGCGGACGGCGAGCGGCGGCCGCGCTATTCCGCAGAGCCCAGCCCGGGGCGCATCGCGCTCGGCCCCGCTCGCTGCGGTGCGGCGGGGGGCGAAGGGGCGGCGGGGCGCCCCCCGCGCACACCCGCGCTcccccgggccggggctgccgcgggCTCCCGAGCCCTCCCcgttttacttttttatttttctaggaCAAACGtgacaggtaaaaaaaaataatatatatatatatatatgtatgtgtatatatatatatccctTTCCGGCGGCCTCAGCCGAGGGAGGTGCGCCACGTCTCCGGGAGCGGGCACACACCGCCACAAGCACAGCCCTTCATGCAGCAATTGGAAAGCGAGCCAGCCAAaaccgggggggggggggatagggggggaggctgggggaggaggaggcaggcTGCAAAAATCACCCAGTCCGGGGGAGCCTCATTGCATCCTCTTCCCCGACCCTCCCCAAAATCAGCCCTCTCCCATTGggtgcacaaaaaaaaaaaaaaaaataccctaaaccccaaaccaccacccCCCCTAAAAATAACCCACCCTCCCGGCTCGGGGCTGCGTGTCCCCGCTGCTGGGCTCCGTGCTgggagcccccggcccagcccctcCCGGGCCCGGGGGCGGGATGCGGGATGCAGCGGGGAGATGCGCCCAGGCGGAGccggccgccccctccccagcccgggCATTTACCTACGTGGGGAGGCGCTGCTCCGGGAGCGGCTCATTGCGAgcgacagcagcagcagcgacaGCTCTGCGGACCTGCCCTTGCGGGGCTTCTCCCGCCTCGCAGCCGCACGCTTTTCCCCAGCGAAAccccggcggcagcggcgctCGGCCGCATTTTGAATCCCACACGCCATCCTCACCCCGCCCTTCCTCCCGCCCGGGGTCGGCCCCGTCTTCCTCGCGTCCCGGAGGGACcacggcccggccgggcggtgctgggggggcccGGAGCCCCGAGCTCCGCCGCGCCCCCGCGCTTCCCACGGcacctccctccttcccaacACCTCGGCCCctccgggggggtccccagccctgtgcccccgcccggcccgggtCCAGCGCCCATCCCGGGGAGGATGCCCAAAGGGGCACCCAAAGGCGGCTGGGGGTGCCCGGCTCTTCTTTGAGGGTGTTTGCAACAGAACTGGGAGCAATTCCCACCTCCACCAAGGATCTCGGCCCCCTGAGCGATGCAGACACAGGAGGCGCGCTCGTTTTTGTGGCAGAAGCGAAATTACCCCCCCAGCACTTCATCCCGTCTATCACACCTGAGATCTAAGGTCCAAGCAAAAGGTCGAGCTTCAGGTTCTGCCGCGGTTTTATTTCACCACGGGGTTGGGCCGGTCCAACTCAGGCCATGTTTAGGAGCTTCTGGGAAAAATCAAAGGAAGTGACCAGCCGGCAACTTTTTGCTTGTTCGTTTGTTGTTCTCTTTAATGCAAACCGTGCGATGTGGAAGAACAGATCACACACAGGTCGGTGGTGGTTACATCGGGCAGTGGTTTCACCTCCAAATCCTCAGCCTTCCTCAAGGTTATCCTCACCTTGCTGGAACACAACTTATCGTCTATTTTTCAGGTGTCTCAGGGCCATCAAAACAGAGTTTGCTTGTTCCGGGTTTTGCATTCTtgcatatttgttttccttgtgttcCTCAGGCCACAATCAGCCTCCTTATGTAATGACTTGTGTTATATAAACTCCACTCTTCAAGGAACAGTCATTAACCTACTACTGGGTATTGAAAATACCAAAATACTGTCACACAATTAAAACCACTAAATGGTGTCCTCAAATTAGAGCACAGATTGcattgcagcttttttttaaaaaaaattaaaccacacCCATGAAACATTTGCTAAGCCAAGAGCAGCAAGGCCGGGAAGGCGCCCGTGCCGCGATCCTGCCCAAGCCACCGgggctcccccagcacccccgagCCGATTCCTCCTCTCGTGGAGCCAGGAGGTGGTTTCTACCATCCACACGCAGACCTCCGTACAAGTAATGCAGAGATAATGCAGCTAGGGACTCTGCCAGTTGTAGAAAACAGACGCATTTTTAAAGCCGCAGCCAAATAAAACCGCAGACAATTTGAAGACAAGGCTGAAGGGATTTTGCGTAACGGAAGTTTTGCCATCAGCCCATGTTTCTGACCCCCCAGCCTTCCCCATCTTGCACCCAGGATTCACTAAATCCAACAGCTCACAGGGCTGCAAATGGACATGATGAAGATGACCAGAGAGTTCCGTATGGGaaccacttattttttttcccctgtgagtACACAGCCTCAGCTAGAAATATTATTGTATCACAAGCCCTGTTCGCAGGAGCTGcctccctctgctctcctctcaaAGGGAGCACACACCTCCCATCTCTAAACCACAGCTGctcttcacatttctttttggcATAGAAAATAACTTTGACCTTGTGTTTAGTCAGtttattttatatctatatatatgcctatgtataaatatatgtatctCTCAAACAAGACTAGGACCCCATAAAATTCCTGTATAACCTGAGCTTCGCTGTGGATTTCGAAGCAAATGGAGACAAACATACAAATGCATACATTTTTCACTAACCTGTAGGTTAAAGGAGAAGTTACGTGTCAGAGTAAGCACGGCTTGAGCTGAAGAACAAGTTTTGCTCACAGAAACCTGAAAAACTTTGAAATGAACCACAGATCATTCCGAACACTTGCCTGTCCATCCAGGTCAGTCATCCACCCAAACATCTTTCCACATACTGGTAGACAAATAAACGACAGCTCCCACTGTTGCTTTTGCTTATGAATAGAATGTTCACGATGGAAAGAATTCAGTAACATCTGCTATACTATGTTCATACCATTTTAGACCAAGGCTTCTCATTTCAGTTGAAGAGATGTGGTGAACTGAAGTTCTACCAATTCATCCACACTTTGCACTACAGCGACCAGAATTCTCTGCCAATTGCACACGTGAAAAGTATGATTATGTAGTAAAAAGGACACTTCTGTAaatctacacacacacacacaaaatacaggTTAAAACATCCTGTTCGGGTTTCTACTGCCTTGCTGTAAAATACCAATGGAGAGTTCTGCTTAAGATGAATTAAGTTGAAAGTAGAAAACATCTCCAAACACCTTGCAGGTTTCACCTTTCCACAGAGAAGACTTCAGTACTGAAACTgcacagggaaggaaaactcTACTCAAAATACTCAGTACCGTGCTTGcttgaaatgtctttttaaatagaTGAGCTAAAGCAGTTCAGTCCTTGCAGAATCAGCCTCTTCCTTTGGCTGTAAATATCCCCATGGTAACAAGCGCTGGGAtcagacagaaaacagcagaagtggAGGAGGCTGAAGGAATTCCTTCAAATACCGAGGCTCCAAAGCTCCATGGGACAGGACAAGCCCATCAGGAAACAAACTCTGCAAACCTTATCACAGCTGCTGCTTGAAATCCCCATCCCCTAACGGTTCTGATCTATTCATTCATTCTCAGcaacatttttgctttaagtatttttaacGGATAAGAAAAAGCCGCACAGGTAATTCAGGGATATTAAACATTCCCGGGACCCGAGTGTGATGCAATGACCCATTTGGACACTGTCCAGGACACGGATTGAGCTGGCAGAGGTCTAAGTTTTCCCACAAGACAGCCGAAACCACATCCAACCCCAGAACCCAGGAGCAGAGAGGTTTAAGGTTTCTTTGGGGGCCTGACTCCgacttcaacatctgcaactgcaaagaaatattttcagatacagACTTGCAGTTTTCAGGTGTGGAGCAGATGCCATTTAATCATTATGAGCTGCCCAAATCCACAGCCTCTCCAAACAAGGGGCACAGTTGGGGTCTTTGGATTCCTCTCAAGACGTTCttgctgtccccacctctcCAAGAGCCTCTGGATGAACAACCGTTCACGTCCCACTCCAGACACTGTGTTTGCCCTCACAGAGCAGCTGCATTTCCTCAGCTTCTATTTGGAAAACAGACAAACttacaggtttttattttttattggaTGCTTCCAACTTTATACCTAATAATATACAGATACTCGTTTTCATTGTTCCATTCACATCCTCACATAGTTCAGCCATTCTGTcacattataataaaaaaaaaaaagcacaactgaaataaaataaatttgtaagctggaaaaatacattataaacTTATATTCAAGAAACATTCTCTTAATAATTAAAACCCTACTTGTAAATAATTAAAGTaggatttaaagaaaatcttgattttcatttttaaataggtGGCCTTTGTGTATACTTTTAATCATCTCATATGTACAACCCCAACCAGTATCTCTGCCTACCTGTGACAGAATAcctgaaacaaaccaaaaagacactgaaaaggagtttttaaacaaaacaaaaaaaaaaatcaatactcattttccaggaaaatacAGTATAATCAGAACTTTAAACACATGCTTCCCTCATCTGTATTAAGGCCTAAGAGACAGATGTGCTTTAATAAAAGCAGACAGTATGAAGAAAAGTCCTTCCACTTTTCTCTTCAAATTCCTGTAACAGCTCatctatttcattttccatgtcTTCTGTGTGCTGTATctataagagaaaaaatactaaGCAACCAGACTCCAAGGATATGATGTAGTTTAGAAAACTGTAACAAGTCAGTGCTTCAGAACAGCTACAGGCGCTCAAGAGATGGCTGCAATTTCAAGTCCTTGAACCCTCTTTGGCTTTTTGCACCTGGAAAGGATTTAAGACCAGAATAGATCACACAGGCTGGAGTAAAGAAAAGCCTGTTGCCACTCTGGAATAGGTGAACTCCTCAATTTGTGAAAAGACAGAAATCCCTGACAGTTAGGCCAACTGTTTCAAGTGCAgcttatttcagttttacttcCAGAGCCAGAGCCCCTGAATGTTGATGAGAGAGGTACCGGTTTGCTCTTCCACATTGTCCACACAACGGGACGGTACTATGAGATACCCCTACATCGGATGTTTTCAAACACACTGGGATCCAGAATACAAATCTGATGTTTAAACCCAAATATTACAACTGCTTTTGAATGGAGGTTTTTGCCATAAACAGCATTTTGAGTATGTGCAATGGCTGTCAACGCTTGGGTTTTGAATGCGTGCACAGAGTCCACTCTGGAAACCATGAACTCTGTCACAATTCATCTGTTTGCACAACAGCTCCAAAGATAACCACAAGAATTTGGAAACTTAAGTCTAGATGTGGATTTTGAACTTTTGCAACGTGCAACGCTTTTAAGGAGTCCTAAGCAAAGCCCGAGCCCTGTGCTGGGTCCAAGGAGCCCTCATACTCACACACTGGCAGAGCTCGCAGATGAGGAAAGCGCCCAGGGTTGCCTCCTCGTGGTTATCCTGAATGTCCACGTTGATCACGTGTACTGGCTGACACGTCTCCTGTTCTCTGGAATTTAAATCtagttgaaaacaaaacacacataacAGCAAAACTTTGGGTGGAATGGTGTAGTATTTTATACAGAGTATTAATAAGATTCTTAAAAATACCGAGCCGTTGCCCACTTCTGCCTTCTCCaaacttgttttcagaaaatagtTTAATATTAGTCTTAAACATAGtcccttttatttcaaaagtgaGAGATGGGTattggaaacaaaataattcagttttgtGGAAGGGTCACAACAGTTTATTTGCCCTGGTCATGAAAAGTTACTGCTCTCCTCACCCTGAGAGTCTTTAGAGACCAAGATCGAGATTCTCAAAAGTCAAGAATGATTCTGGGCTTCCTCACCTGGAGAGTTTTAACTgcccatttttttaaaaaaaagcactgtaCCTCCAGCACTCTGAAAATTAAACTGCAAAGGGAACTCCTACAAGTACCGATAGTCACATCAGAAAATTCTTGCTTTCATGTGTTCTGCTTATTAACTAGAGGTGAACGGGGAGAAATAAGAGACCTTTTTCCTGCTAATCCACCCACGTATTATTGTTATGCCTCTCTAACATAACCTTCCTAGTACAGTTTTTAAGCTACGACTTGTTCTCTCCTAACCCTACTCTGCAACTTCATTTTGGCAAACCTGTCAAGGCCTCAATCTTaagatttcagcttttctaTCTCAAGCCATTTGGTGCCACTCAAGCCTTCGTCCTTTCACTGATCAACTATGAGCAGCATTACCACGAAGCTGGAAGAGATGCACAACTGGAAAATTAGAAAGTGGTTGCTCTTCACCTCCCTTCCTCAGGATAACTCATTTAAAACATTCCAGTGAAAGCCGTCTTCTTGTGACAGATCTATTCAAGcaccagggcagctgctctcagaaCTTACTGACACATTTCAAACGCTCCACTTAAAGATTCAGAACACAAGCTGCTCAGCTTGCAGAAGCCCAAATGTATCATGCTCCGTGCTGCTTGTGCCGTGACCACTGAGGactcaaaaggcaaggcaacggCCTTTTAAATTAGGTGTATGATGCTAATTTTGTTGTCTGCTCTTTCCATGTAAAGGAAACACCTTAAAGCTTGCATACAGCTGCACCCAGCACTTCCAGAAGGAGTAGGGCTCCGTTTAGGGCATGTTCAGGGGGTTCACGTCACGCTTGCTGCATTGTGTTCATGCAGAACCCAATCCCCAACTGAGATTCTTCTGACATCTCCCACTTTTGACTCATTTATGGGCAAAGCTGTAGCACATCTGCAGTGTTAACTATGCTCAAGAACAGTTTCACCACCTGTACAGGAGGTATTTAGTGTGGATAAACTGCCTGGTAGGACTCAGAAGTCTTGCGTAGACAAGGTTAGTCTCATAAGGAAGACAGCTTAAACTGTGTTTCGCTATCAACCCTGGGTGAAAAAATGCTCATCACATATAACTTGCTAGTCTTCTATATCCACGAGCATTTTCAAACCAAACACATATTTGAGTTTCTCCGAATGCTTGCTATATCCTTATGCCAGTCCTTAAAGCTGCTATACACACACATTCTGTGTAGCTACCAACACCAGCATCTTTTAGAAATAAGTGTTCAGTCATTGCTTCTCTGGAATATGAAGTCTACATCAATGGACCGCGAGCTCTTGTTCTTGCTGGTGTTCCAGCAGCAACAGTCAGAGGAGACAGAGGTGTTTCCAGATTTGTGAGAGACTtcaagtgggaggaaaaaaaaagcactcaaAGTTAACTTATCAGTTCAAGGTCCTTACCTTCTACTACTTGATCATAGACTCTTTCTTCACACGTTAGGATCAAATCAAAAACATCTTTGCAGTTCTGGAATCTTTCTGGTCGTGGCTTGATTCTCTTATTTCTGTCCAACATGTGTAAAATCCCATTCTGTGTGTATCTGAAGTCG contains:
- the SSU72 gene encoding RNA polymerase II subunit A C-terminal domain phosphatase SSU72, whose amino-acid sequence is MPSSPLRVAVVCSSNQNRSMEAHNILSKRGFSVRSFGTGTHVKLPGPAPDKPNVYDFKTTYDQMYNDLLRKDKELYTQNGILHMLDRNKRIKPRPERFQNCKDVFDLILTCEERVYDQVVEDLNSREQETCQPVHVINVDIQDNHEEATLGAFLICELCQCIQHTEDMENEIDELLQEFEEKSGRTFLHTVCFY